One window of the Sphaerochaeta associata genome contains the following:
- a CDS encoding IS4 family transposase yields MLRDFTNNTDAITSQVSVFSQRFKVGAILRHCGAHKQKGIEVRKVFSYLCTLLFCGISMNRDQKTRKYGNMVKKDTSHRFLQSMKMDWNRFLSLLAKEIIDKDFRPICRNDCKGVQKPFFLVADDSSYCRNRSKKVELSAKNWDHALKRYYKGFRMLTLAWTDGVSVLPVSFCNMSTCDDTKVLRGSKGLTAKEKETFGFKIRKLAKQKMNDTLLDLLDVAAAANLQARYLLCDKWFANPVTIFAIRDKGYEVICMLKNSSTYYLYKGERRKLSQIFRMCAKEERLQRKLDRKAGNDDSKGRKFLFSAAISLINKDEKPNQESKIVFVRNRNKKSEYLAILCTDNSLSEDQIVEYYCSRWGIETMFHTCKSFLRLQKSTQSLDYSEIHASTAIVMFQYAMLSWLNRQNSDEIGFGELFYQLLEEVQDTALFHAIELVLTLFVETLASEYAMPPGKLNEAMNKFLKQLPERLKTCLDLAA; encoded by the coding sequence ATGTTGAGGGATTTTACCAACAATACCGATGCCATTACAAGTCAAGTCAGTGTTTTTTCCCAGAGATTTAAAGTCGGAGCCATCCTTCGCCATTGTGGTGCACACAAACAAAAGGGCATAGAAGTCCGGAAGGTCTTCTCCTACCTGTGTACCCTGCTGTTCTGTGGAATATCCATGAACAGGGATCAAAAAACCCGCAAGTACGGGAACATGGTGAAAAAGGATACAAGCCATCGGTTCCTCCAATCCATGAAGATGGACTGGAACCGGTTCCTTTCCCTGCTGGCCAAAGAGATCATCGACAAGGATTTCCGCCCGATATGCCGCAACGATTGCAAGGGAGTGCAAAAGCCTTTTTTCCTGGTGGCCGATGACAGCAGCTACTGTCGCAACAGGTCCAAGAAGGTGGAGCTGAGCGCCAAGAACTGGGACCATGCCCTCAAACGCTACTACAAGGGATTCAGGATGCTTACCCTTGCCTGGACCGATGGCGTATCGGTCCTTCCCGTATCTTTTTGCAATATGAGCACATGCGACGATACGAAGGTGCTCAGGGGATCCAAAGGGCTTACCGCCAAAGAAAAGGAAACCTTTGGCTTCAAGATACGCAAGCTGGCAAAACAGAAGATGAACGACACGCTGCTGGACCTTCTGGATGTCGCTGCAGCGGCGAATCTCCAGGCCCGGTACCTGCTGTGCGACAAGTGGTTCGCCAACCCCGTCACCATCTTCGCCATCAGAGACAAGGGATACGAGGTGATCTGCATGCTGAAAAACTCCTCCACCTATTATCTCTACAAGGGAGAAAGGAGAAAGCTCAGCCAGATTTTCCGCATGTGCGCCAAGGAGGAGAGGCTCCAGCGCAAACTGGACCGAAAGGCCGGAAATGACGACTCGAAAGGCAGGAAATTCCTGTTCTCCGCTGCCATCTCACTGATCAACAAGGATGAGAAACCCAACCAAGAATCGAAAATCGTGTTCGTCAGGAACAGGAACAAGAAGAGTGAATACCTGGCGATTCTCTGCACAGACAACAGCCTGTCAGAGGACCAGATAGTTGAATATTACTGCAGCCGATGGGGGATAGAAACAATGTTCCATACCTGCAAGTCATTCCTGCGCCTGCAAAAGAGCACCCAATCGCTGGATTATTCAGAAATCCATGCCAGCACCGCCATAGTCATGTTCCAATATGCGATGCTCTCCTGGCTGAACCGCCAGAACTCTGATGAAATAGGTTTCGGTGAACTGTTCTACCAACTCCTGGAAGAGGTCCAAGATACTGCTCTCTTTCATGCCATTGAACTGGTGTTGACATTGTTCGTCGAGACCCTCGCTTCTGAATATGCCATGCCACCGGGAAAGCTCAATGAAGCGATGAACAAATTCCTCAAGCAACTGCCTGAGAGGCTGAAAACCTGTCTGGATCTAGCTGCTTAG
- a CDS encoding ThuA domain-containing protein, whose product MTDKKALLLVGGWDGHQPELVAKRFSTFLEEAGFEVQLERSLDILQEREYLFSLDLFVPIWTMGELHSKLTNHLADAIGSGVGVAGCHGGMCDAFRTNVLWQFIMGGNWVAHPGSDGVPYQVHIKQSSSELTRDVKDFSVSSEQYYLHVDPVVEVLATTTFPTVDWYHSTNGRVEMPVVWTKKWGHGRVFYNSLGHHDDIFDIPEAWTLMKRGLLWAAEGRQIAQEQGLTIERFASERKMF is encoded by the coding sequence ATGACGGATAAAAAAGCTCTCTTGTTGGTTGGTGGCTGGGATGGCCATCAACCTGAATTGGTTGCAAAGCGTTTTTCCACGTTTCTGGAAGAAGCGGGTTTTGAAGTACAGCTCGAACGTTCACTCGATATCCTTCAGGAACGGGAGTATCTGTTCAGTCTCGACCTGTTCGTTCCCATCTGGACGATGGGGGAACTGCATTCCAAGCTGACTAACCATCTAGCCGATGCAATCGGCAGCGGTGTGGGGGTGGCAGGTTGTCATGGGGGCATGTGTGATGCATTCCGCACCAACGTGCTGTGGCAGTTCATCATGGGAGGCAACTGGGTCGCACACCCGGGCTCCGATGGTGTTCCCTATCAGGTACATATCAAGCAGAGCTCAAGCGAACTGACGCGGGACGTCAAGGATTTTTCCGTATCGAGCGAGCAGTACTACCTGCATGTCGATCCAGTGGTGGAAGTCCTTGCCACGACCACCTTTCCAACCGTCGATTGGTATCACAGCACCAACGGAAGGGTTGAAATGCCGGTGGTATGGACAAAGAAGTGGGGACACGGGCGAGTGTTCTACAACTCGCTGGGACACCACGATGACATATTCGATATTCCCGAGGCTTGGACGTTGATGAAACGGGGTCTCTTATGGGCGGCAGAAGGGAGGCAGATTGCTCAAGAGCAAGGTCTGACCATCGAGCGATTCGCCAGTGAAAGGAAGATGTTCTGA
- a CDS encoding Gfo/Idh/MocA family protein encodes MKKLRVGIIGLGKISGIYLENLTKMFSNTVELVGVVDLVAERSAAVAEQYKVKRYADAEEILGDPSIDLVLNLTTPQSHYNLCKRALEAGKHVYVEKPLSLTVEQAGELVDLAGEKQLLLGGAPDTFLGAGIQTCRKLIDDGWIGRPIAASAFMMNHGHESWHPDPEFYYKRGGGPLFDMGPYYITAMVNLLGPVDSVTGYAQKSFERRTITSEPKHGDVIDVEVATHIAGVLHFEGGAVATLVTSFDVWHHSMPRLDIYGTEGSLQVPDPNTFGGPILFCRKGTKEWKELPLLFDYEQNSRGLGVADIALSLAEAKKNRASGELARHVVEVMSSLLSSADTKQQVAIKHSCQRPQPR; translated from the coding sequence ATGAAAAAACTGAGAGTTGGAATTATAGGGCTGGGAAAAATCAGCGGAATCTATCTTGAGAACCTGACCAAGATGTTCTCCAATACGGTGGAACTGGTCGGGGTTGTCGACCTGGTGGCAGAGCGATCGGCTGCAGTTGCAGAGCAGTACAAGGTCAAGCGGTATGCCGATGCAGAAGAAATTCTTGGCGATCCATCCATCGATCTGGTACTCAATCTCACCACGCCGCAAAGCCATTACAACCTGTGCAAACGGGCCTTGGAAGCAGGCAAGCACGTCTATGTGGAGAAACCGCTCTCCCTCACTGTAGAGCAGGCGGGTGAGCTTGTAGACTTGGCTGGTGAAAAGCAGTTACTGCTCGGCGGAGCTCCAGACACCTTCTTGGGAGCAGGAATCCAAACCTGCCGAAAACTCATCGATGATGGATGGATCGGAAGACCCATTGCCGCCTCTGCCTTCATGATGAACCACGGACATGAGAGCTGGCATCCAGATCCCGAATTCTACTACAAGAGGGGCGGCGGCCCGTTGTTCGATATGGGACCGTATTATATAACCGCCATGGTGAATCTGCTTGGGCCTGTCGACTCGGTTACCGGTTATGCTCAAAAAAGCTTTGAGAGGCGGACCATCACCAGCGAACCCAAGCATGGGGATGTCATCGATGTCGAGGTTGCAACCCATATTGCAGGAGTGCTTCACTTCGAGGGGGGTGCTGTTGCAACGCTGGTGACCAGCTTCGATGTTTGGCATCACAGCATGCCCCGGTTGGATATCTATGGGACTGAAGGCTCGTTGCAGGTCCCCGATCCCAATACCTTCGGTGGCCCCATCCTCTTTTGCAGGAAGGGAACAAAGGAGTGGAAGGAGCTTCCTTTGCTCTTCGACTATGAGCAAAACTCCCGGGGGTTGGGGGTTGCCGACATCGCCCTCTCTCTTGCCGAGGCAAAGAAAAACCGGGCCAGCGGAGAACTAGCCCGGCATGTTGTTGAGGTGATGAGCAGTCTGCTCTCTTCTGCGGATACAAAACAACAGGTGGCGATCAAGCACTCCTGTCAAAGACCTCAGCCTAGATAA
- a CDS encoding asparaginase domain-containing protein, protein MAQDLRIITTGGTFDKQYDAISGELTFRESQLPRILGQSRCTLTVHLEGPLAVDSLYMTEEQRHEVAKTCLHSAEDKIIVVHGTDTMCNTAKVIAETLGKENTKTVVLTGAMIPYSLEGSDAIFNLGTAIASVQLLPPGVYLTMSGRIFSWDNCRKNKEKGIFETLI, encoded by the coding sequence ATGGCACAAGATTTGAGAATCATCACAACCGGGGGAACCTTCGACAAGCAGTACGATGCGATAAGCGGGGAGCTTACGTTCCGTGAGTCCCAGCTGCCGAGGATTCTGGGCCAGTCACGTTGCACCCTGACCGTCCATCTGGAGGGTCCTCTTGCGGTGGACAGCCTCTACATGACCGAGGAGCAGCGTCATGAAGTGGCAAAAACCTGCCTGCATAGTGCCGAGGATAAAATCATCGTCGTCCACGGTACCGATACCATGTGCAACACTGCAAAGGTAATTGCCGAGACACTTGGCAAGGAGAACACCAAGACGGTGGTACTCACCGGAGCCATGATTCCTTACTCCCTGGAAGGATCGGATGCCATTTTCAACCTGGGAACAGCCATTGCGTCTGTCCAGCTGCTCCCGCCCGGGGTCTACCTGACCATGAGCGGGAGAATCTTCAGCTGGGACAACTGCCGCAAGAACAAGGAGAAGGGAATCTTCGAGACCCTTATCTAG